The following is a genomic window from Devosia neptuniae.
CCCTGCTCGACGTCACCGGCAGCCTCACCGTGACGCTCGAGCGCTGCAGCTTTGCGAACAGCCCCGCCAGCGCGCTGCGCATCACCGATTCGGCCGTCACCGTCACCAATTGCAATTTCGCCCGCCATGCCGACGCCGCCATTCACGCCACGGACAGCCGCGGCCTGCTGATTACCGGCAATTCCATCAGCGACTGCGGCAATGCCGGCATCCGCATCTGGCGCAGCGCTTCCGGCCCCGATGGCTCCATCATCACCGGCAACCGCATCGCCAAGGTCGATTGGCGCGGCGGCGGCAATGGCCAGAACGGCAATGGCATCAATGTCTTCCGGGCCGACGAGGTGATCGTGGCCGATAACCACATCGCCGATTGCGCCTTCTCCGCCATTCGCCTCAACGCCACCAATAATAGCCAGGTCTCGGGCAATATGTGCCTGCGCTCGGGCGAGGTCGCCATCTTCTCCGAGTTCGGATTCTCAGGCTCGGTCATCGCCAACAATATCGTGGATGGCGCCGCCGGCGGCATTTCCATGACCAATCTGGATAGCGGCGGCCATCTCGCCGTGTGCAGCGGCAACATCGTGCGCAACATCACCCCGCTTTCGCTGGTCAATCCCGACACCCGCCCCTATGGCATCGCGGCACAGGCCGACGCTGCCGTCACCGGCAACACCGTCCAGAACGTGCCCGGCGTCGCCATTTCCGCCGGCTACGGCCCCTTCCTGCGCAATGTGATGATTTCGGGCAATGTGGTTTCCACCGCCAATATCGGCATCGCCGTCAGCGTGGTCGACGGCGCCGGCCCGGTCCACATCGCCAACAATCTCATTTCCAACGCCCGCGACCACGCCGTTGTCGGTATGGCCTGGCGCGACATCGTCGAACCCGACCTCATCACCAATGCCAATCGCTTTGCCAATGTTACCGTCGGCAGCGTGACAGTGGGGAAAACGCCGCAGAGTTAAGCGACCAGCGTCCGCAGCACTCCGACATCTGCCCCGCGCACGCTTTTGATCACCTGCCCGGCAAACTTCTCCAGCACCGCCTTCTGCTCCGCATCCGGCTCGGCAAATTTCAGCAGCAGTCCCGCCAGCATGGCCTGCGACGCTGCCGGATTGCCATCGTCGCATTTGATGGCATAGCCCCAGCCCTTGTTGCGAATGGCGCCGCATTGCACGCCTTCGGCGCCGATCTTCTGCATCACGCGGCCCTTGAACGCCGCCATGATCAGCGTATCGGCATGCCCCGTTCCCGCTACGAGATGCGGATGCGCCGTCGCCGCATCAAACAGCCGCCGCGCCGCCAAGCCAAGTTCGGGCGATAGTCCTTCGCCCGTCGCCATGCGGGCAAAGCCATAGGCAAAAGCCCGTAGCGGTGCCGCGAAAGTCGGGATGGAACAGCCATCCGTGCCGCATTTGTCCTCGGTCAGTTCCTCTCCGATCACCGCCTCGACCGCCGCCCGCACCGCCTTTTGCACCGCATGCTCGCGCCCGACATAGCCCGCGGTCGGCACGCCCATGGCCAAAGCCACGCTCAGCATGCCCGAATGCTTGCCCGAGCAATTATTGTGCAGCGCACTCGGCTCCGCGCCCGTTGCCCGCAAGGCGTCGCGCGCCGCCGGATTGGTTGGCGCATGTGCCCCGCATTCCAGATCCGCCACCGACAGACCAAGCCGGCTCAACAGCCCTCTAGCCGTCGCCACATGGTCATCCTCGCCGTGATGCGACGCGCAGGCCAACGCCAATTCTTCGCTCGTGTGGTGGAATTTTTCTTCGGCATGGCGCGCAAAAATCGGCAGCGCCTGCATGGATTTGATGGCCGAGCGCGGAAAGATCGCCCGCTCGATATCGCCCGCTGAAGCGATGACTCTGCCGCTGGCATCGACCACCGCATAGGCGCCGCGGAACCGGTTTTCGACCCAGTTGCCCCGCACGGTCTCGGCAAGAATGGGATTGGCGTCCATCACAAAAAAACTCCGGTCCAGGCTGTCTTCACGAACAGCGCAGGACCGGAAAAGTCAACATGGCATGGGTAGGAGGCAGCACGAAAACTTTGGAAAATCAGATGTCCCAATCGTGGACCACGGTGAGGAATTTCGAGTTCACCCAACCGCGCGTGTCCTGGGAATCGACCAGGCACCAATCGGCGCCGGCCTTGGCCTTGATACAGCGCTCGACCCAGACATGGCTGCCGGGCTCGAAGGCGCCGACCTGCTGGGAATAGGAGGCTGGCCATTTGCGCACATTGAGCTGGTCCCAATGGGCGACGCCGCTCACCTTGGCCAATTGGTCAACCTGATAGCCGGCGGCCATGGCGGGCTGCACGGCGAAGGCGCCCGCCGCGGTGATTACCAGGCCGCAGAGCGCGGCGACCAAAACCTTTTCCTGATTCTTGTTCATCTGCGTTGTCCCTCGGCAGAGTTGCGTTGTTGTCGAGGACTATGCCGCCATCGCTTTGAACCGCGCCTGAGTCAGCCATTCAGAAAGTGTTCATCTTGGCGGCGCTGGCGCGGCGTGCCAGACTTGGCGCAACAAAAGAGGAGAGCAATCAATGACCAAGGTTCTGGTAACCGGCGGCAGCGGCAAATTGGGCCGCGCCGTGCTGCGCGATCTGGTGGCGCATGGCTATGAGGTGCTCAATATCGACCAGCAGGCGCTCCCCGAGCCGATCTGCCCGACGGTTCGGATCGACCTCACCAATTTCGGCGAAGTCGCCGCCGCCATTCTGGGCGGGGTGGACGAGCGCAAGGGGCCGTTCGACGCCGTGGTGCATCTGGCCGCCATTCCGGCGCCGGGCCTGGCCGCCAATGCCCGCACCTTCGCCAACAACGTCACCACCAGCTACAATGTGTTCGAGGCCTGCCGCCTGGCCGACATCAAGAATGTGGTGTTTGCCTCGAGCGAAACCGTACTGGGCCTGCCCTTCGACACCCCCCCGCCATATGCCCCGGTCGATGAAGACTATTTCCCGCGCCCGGAA
Proteins encoded in this region:
- a CDS encoding TIGR03808 family TAT-translocated repetitive protein, yielding MAGISLLNRRQALAGIAMASLAVTAAQAAAPLNAEDFGVIAALPDDQSKAMQAALDAAAAQGATLLLPAGAIFVRDLQLPSQVSIEGVPGATQLTTWNGGRIAQARNVSNLVLRDIGFDARNTGTIDGDALLDVTGSLTVTLERCSFANSPASALRITDSAVTVTNCNFARHADAAIHATDSRGLLITGNSISDCGNAGIRIWRSASGPDGSIITGNRIAKVDWRGGGNGQNGNGINVFRADEVIVADNHIADCAFSAIRLNATNNSQVSGNMCLRSGEVAIFSEFGFSGSVIANNIVDGAAGGISMTNLDSGGHLAVCSGNIVRNITPLSLVNPDTRPYGIAAQADAAVTGNTVQNVPGVAISAGYGPFLRNVMISGNVVSTANIGIAVSVVDGAGPVHIANNLISNARDHAVVGMAWRDIVEPDLITNANRFANVTVGSVTVGKTPQS
- a CDS encoding asparaginase is translated as MDANPILAETVRGNWVENRFRGAYAVVDASGRVIASAGDIERAIFPRSAIKSMQALPIFARHAEEKFHHTSEELALACASHHGEDDHVATARGLLSRLGLSVADLECGAHAPTNPAARDALRATGAEPSALHNNCSGKHSGMLSVALAMGVPTAGYVGREHAVQKAVRAAVEAVIGEELTEDKCGTDGCSIPTFAAPLRAFAYGFARMATGEGLSPELGLAARRLFDAATAHPHLVAGTGHADTLIMAAFKGRVMQKIGAEGVQCGAIRNKGWGYAIKCDDGNPAASQAMLAGLLLKFAEPDAEQKAVLEKFAGQVIKSVRGADVGVLRTLVA
- a CDS encoding SH3 domain-containing protein, giving the protein MNKNQEKVLVAALCGLVITAAGAFAVQPAMAAGYQVDQLAKVSGVAHWDQLNVRKWPASYSQQVGAFEPGSHVWVERCIKAKAGADWCLVDSQDTRGWVNSKFLTVVHDWDI
- a CDS encoding NAD-dependent epimerase/dehydratase family protein, with protein sequence MTKVLVTGGSGKLGRAVLRDLVAHGYEVLNIDQQALPEPICPTVRIDLTNFGEVAAAILGGVDERKGPFDAVVHLAAIPAPGLAANARTFANNVTTSYNVFEACRLADIKNVVFASSETVLGLPFDTPPPYAPVDEDYFPRPESAYSLGKLLDETMAAQYCRWDPSLRMVGLRFSNVMYPEDYKAFPKFDADPRSRKWNLWGYIDARDGAQAVRRSIQADFTGFEAFIIANADTVMSRSNMSLLAEVFPNVEQKGNIATNSTLLSIEKAKRFLGYSPQFSWRNEV